Proteins encoded within one genomic window of Haematobia irritans isolate KBUSLIRL chromosome 5, ASM5000362v1, whole genome shotgun sequence:
- the LOC142240623 gene encoding zinc finger Y-chromosomal protein 1-like, with protein MDTCLLCLEFSSETYITCTSKLWQEENIESLIQQHLWPLKSITSNSWLCNACWNHINEFHKFYVRIEETQKSIATVIKKEATETNCYVEPIILDNSENDNSYNNLTTSNKNEEGENALVKIENVIEEEPMLVENLPENKLGNTDPLEKPLPSKYPRRKTRKQIQPKNKTIITEEKESEDITRVSNIDENSSSPEDIHAHSDTSDSDSDENETDIEEPTTKKNASKSNVNPDYRRKTDSHEMDQFVAKHFKIICVVCQSAIPTFHELRRHFVKQHNEPGYAVCCDKKFFKCSDLIDHIQCHLNPEHFKCKHCGKILSGRRCLKFHVETHGITEKTYVCDICNRAFSRKIGLKNHKLVHLSDEEKKFACKQCGKPFGNANSLSNHERVVHLKKTILVCDICGEKLRGKDVLERHILKHQGVPLPTISCDVCGLKVTTQRGLKRHKESQHPEGGKQQYPCHLCSKISPTLKAQKKHIKDKHELGYDFKCTLCDKAYKRSSALKEHMASHTGSILYTCSYCPKTFNSNANMHSHRKKAHPLEWEEECREKYSGNLPPKCKLNKTKSPDEANWSQDRTLGDHLLEKVLLDKLQ; from the exons ATGGATACATGTCTGTTATGTTTAGAGTTCTCTTCGGAAACTTATATAACATGTACATCGAAACTATGGCAAGAGGAAAATATTGAAAGTCTAATTCAACAACACCTTTGGCCTCTT AAATCCATAACATCCAATTCATGGCTTTGTAACGCCTGTTGGAATCATATAAATGAGTTTCATAAGTTTTACGTACGTATAGAGGAGACTCAAAAAAGCATTGCCACTGTAATAAAAAAGGAAGCAACAGAGACAAATTGCTATGTCGAGCCCATTATATTAGACAATTCGGAAAATGATAATTCGTACAACAATCTAACAACATCAAATAAGAATGAAGAAGGTGAAAATGCCTtggtaaaaatagaaaatgttatcgaagAAGAACCCATGCTAGTAGAAAATCTTCCAGAAAACAAATTAGGAAATACAGATCCTTTGGAGAAACCATTGCCATCCAAATATCCCAGGCGTAAGACAAGAAAACAAAtccaaccaaaaaataaaactattattACAGAAGAAAAGGAAAGTGAGGATATTACTAGAGTATCAAATATAGATGAAAATTCCAGTAGTCCCGAAGACATACATGCACATAGTGATACTTCAGATTCGGATTCGGATGAAAATGAAACAGATATTGAGGAGcccacaacaaagaaaaatgctTCTAAGTCAAATGTAAATCCTGACTATAGACGAAAGACAGATTCCcatgaaatggaccaatttgtagctaaacattttaaaatcattTGTGTTGTATGTCAATCGGCTATTCCCACATTCCATGAGTTGcgtagacattttgtgaaacaGCATAATGAACCCGGTTATGCAGTATGTTGtgataagaaatttttcaaatgctCGGATCTCATTGATCACATACAATGTCATTTAAATCCAGAGCATTTTAAATGCAAGCATTGTGGCAAAATTCTTTCCGGACGTCGTTGCCTTAAATTTCACGTGGAAACCCATGGCATTACAGAAAAAACCTATGTCTGTGACATATGTAATAGAGCGTTTTCTCGCAAGATTGGATTGAAGAATCACAAACTCGTTCATCTCTCGGACGAGGAAAAGAAATTTGCATGTaaacaatgtggaaagcc CTTTGGCAATGCAAATTCATTATCAAATCATGAACGAGTTGTACATTTGAAAAAGACTATTTTAGTATGTGATATTTGTGGAGAAAAACTGCGGGGAAAGGATGTTTTGGAACGACATATATTAAAACATCAAGGAGTACCTCTACCTACAATAAGCTGTGATGTATGCGGTCTTAAGGTTACAACGCAAAGAGGTTTGAAACGTCACAAAGAATCACAACATCCCGAAGGAGGAAAACAGCAATATCCTTGTCATTTATGTTCGAAAATATCTCCAACCCTAAAGGCACAAAAGAAACACATTAAAGATAAACATGAGTTGGGATATGATTTTAAATGTACATTGTGTGATAAGGCATACAAGAGATCCAGTGCTCTAAAA GAACATATGGCTTCGCATACGGGTAGTATTTTATACACATGTTCATATTGTCCAaaaactttcaattccaatgcaAATATGCATAGCCATCGCAAGAAGGCACATCCCCTAGAATGGGAGGAAGAATGTCGAGAAAAGTACTCTGGAAATTTGCCACCGAAATGTAAACTAAACAAAACAAAGTCACCCGATGAAGCTAATTGGTCTCAAGATCGAACACTTGGGGATCATTTATTGGAAAAAGTTTTGTTggataaattacaataa
- the Samtor gene encoding S-adenosylmethionine sensor upstream of TORC1, translating into MATEEHKRLSTIIKSCHDSLRILTKQYGPEKAWEEHIKDGERLREYADAMYRLSSIWEQNTTNQDLLARSRVKWTMEYLVEYFFAKGIYLEKRSREQRLLESWEGYDCSLCQYLNILPDRIKVLDVGSCFNPFGKSKQFDVTAIDLCPATTDVLKGDFLKIQVTDMLEPKIPGENNEICILPSNYFECVVFSLLLEYIPSSELRLQCCKKAYQLLKYEGILIIITPDSQHVGKNASIMKNWRYTLGTIGFSRIRFEKFPHITCMVYRKAIDPRISQRWSEIHKEPYMEISIDIPQDNKTFDNE; encoded by the coding sequence ATGGCCACCGAAGAGCATAAGCGTTTATCCACTATAATTAAATCCTGTCACGATTCTTTGAGAATTCTTACGAAGCAGTATGGTCCTGAAAAGGCTTGGGAAGAACATATAAAAGATGGAGAACGTTTAAGAGAGTATGCTGATGCCATGTATCGTTTGTCTTCTATATGGGAACAAAACACAACAAATCAAGACTTATTGGCACGTAGTCGCGTGAAGTGGACAATGGAATACTTGGTGGAATATTTCTTTGCAAAAggcatttatttggaaaaacggTCAAGAGAACAGCGACTATTAGAATCCTGGGAAGGATATGATTGCAGTCTATGCCAATATCTGAACATTTTACCGGACAGAATAAAAGTTTTAGATGTGGGTAGTTGCTTTAATCCCTTTGGAAAATCGAAACAGTTTGATGTTACAGCCATTGATTTGTGTCCTGCAACGACAGATGTTCTAAAGGGAGATTTTCTTAAGATACAAGTTACGGATATGTTAGAACCAAAAATTCCCGgggaaaataatgaaatttgcatATTACCTTCTAACTATTTTGAATGTGTAGTATTCAGTTTGCTTTTGGAATATATACCAAGTTCAGAATTGAGACTACAATGCTGTAAAAAAGCCTATCAACTTCTAAAATATGAAGGTATCTTAATTATTATAACACCGGATTCACAACATGTTGGAAAGAATGCATCGATAATGAAAAATTGGCGTTACACATTGGGTACAATTGGTTTTAGTAGAATACGTTTCGAGAAATTTCCACATATCACTTGTATGGTATATCGAAAGGCTATTGATCCCCGAATATCACAAAGATGGTCTGAAATACACAAGGAACCTTATATGGAAATAAGTATAGATATACCTCAGGATAATAAAACATTTGATAATGAATGA
- the LOC142240624 gene encoding transcription factor grauzone-like, translating to MNSCLLCLEPSTENCIPYASKLWQEENIENLIQKHLCIFKSITYNSWICITCWNCISEFHKFYIRIEEIQKCFPPVVKIEITEPSCYVETIINTENVAEEEPMPIDNITEEKIVNTDPLEKSLPTKYSRHLKPRKTKTPEETETQDNESNTGEAETSSQKDEDPNFEASDSNSENETDNEEESTDANNEWKPSSNPSYKSKEKRNEIDEFLRKHFKITCALCQEVMPTYNDLRTHFTKKHNEPGYAVCCGKKFFKCCHLVDHIQCHLNPDYFKCKLCGKVLAQRRCLMLHLKTHGAQEKTYACDVCDKAFSRKIGLKHHKLIHLSEEEKKFSCEHCGKAFGGQYLLSNHIRYVHFKKNDLVCDICGEKMSKKDALERHMLKHQGLPLPTVSCDVCGLKVSNQHGLKRHKETLHPEGGKQEYPCHLCPKISPSLRALKKHINDKHELGYDFKCTLCDKAYKRASTLKEHMATHTGTTLYTCSYCPKTFNSNANMHSHRKNAHPIEWEADYREKYSGNLPPKYKLNNSKTSETKSSLTNQFDINFGLFNPQAYYMEK from the exons ATGAATTCATGCCTATTATGTTTGGAACCATCAACGGAAAATTGTATCCCATATGCATCGAAGTTATGGCAAGAGGAAAACATAGAAAATCTAATTCAAAAACATCTTTGTATTTTT AAATCTATAACTTACAACTCATGGATCTGCATCACATGCTGGAACTGTATAAGTGAATTTCACAAGTTTTACATTCGTATAGAggaaattcaaaaatgttttccacCTGTGGTTAAAATAGAAATCACAGAGCCAAGTTGTTATGTCGAAACAATTATAAACACAGAAAATGTTGCTGAAGAGGAACCCATGCCGATCGATAACATtacagaagaaaaaattgtaaatacagACCCATTAGAGAAGTCGTTACCCACTAAATATTCACGGCATCTAAAaccacgaaaaacaaaaacacctgAAGAAACAGAAACTCAAGATAATGAATCAAATACGGGTGAAGCAGAGACGAGCAGCCAAAAAGATGAAGATCCAAATTTTGAAGCTTCAGATTCGAATAGTGAAAATGAAACCGACAATGAGGAGGAATCAACGGACGCAAACAATGAGTGGAAACCTAGTTCTAACCCATCCTATAAGAGCAAAGAAAAACGTAATGAAATAgatgaatttttgagaaaacatttcaaaatcaCTTGTGCGCTATGCCAGGAGGTAATGCCCACATACAATGATTTGCGTACACACTTTACAAAAAAACATAATGAGCCAGGTTATGCAGTATgttgtggaaaaaaatttttcaaatgctGCCATCTAGTTGACCACATTCAATGCCATTTAAATCCTGACTATTTCAAATGCAAACTTTGTGGCAAAGTTCTGGCGCAACGCCGTTGTCTAATGTTACACCTAAAAACTCATGGTGCACAAGAGAAGACGTATGCCTGTGATGTATGTGATAAGGCATTTTCCCGCAAGATTGGATTGAAACATCATAAACTCATTCATCTCTCCGAGGAGGAGAAGAAATTTTCTTGTGAACATTGTGGAAAAGC TTTTGGCGGTCAATATTTATTGTCAAATCATATACGATATGTTCATTTTAAAAAGAATGATCTAGTTTGTGATATCTGTGGCGAAAAAATGAGTAAGAAAGATGCTTTGGAACGTCACATGTTGAAACATCAAGGTCTGCCACTTCCAACGGTTAGTTGTGATGTGTGTGGTCTAAAAGTTAGTAATCAACATGGACTAAAACGCCATAAAGAAACGCTACATCCCGAAGGAGGAAAACAAGAATATCCTTGTCATTTGTGCCCGAAAATTTCACCAAGCCTAAGGGCTCTAAAGAAACATATTAACGATAAACATGAGTTGGGATACGATTTCAAATGTACATTATGTGATAAAGCCTACAAGAGGGCCAGTACCCTAAAG GAACATATGGCAACTCATACAGGAACCACTTTATATACATGTTCATATTGTCCGAAAACATTCAATTCCAATGCCAATATGCATAGCCATCGCAAAAATGCACATCCCATTGAATGGGAAGCAGACTACCGGGAGAAATACTCAGGAAATTTGCCACCGAAATATAAACTAAATAATTCTAAGACATCAGAAACTAAGTCATCTCTAACAAATCAATTCGATATTAATTTTggactatttaacccgcaagcctattatatggaaaaatag